The Zingiber officinale cultivar Zhangliang chromosome 2A, Zo_v1.1, whole genome shotgun sequence genomic sequence gcatgcttggaagaggtatgcttttcttttggatgtgcatATTTTCATGGGGCttataattggaagctcgatctgaaccatcttcgaccacctgaaagaacttcaaagaagacgaagatggagaaagttatactttactctgtagctcctttgatgaaagttctctccataataagagcccttggtaggagggtgttgaaatatcttacccctctaagagcgagatttcgatgaatttaatgaggtggtcgagctaatgaccttaaacaaacacttcttgggaggtaacccaaattcaatcttgttttcattcatatttttagttcctttctagtttcatttcttttctcataataagcatgtatcctccacttgatttttgttgtcaattttcttttataggactcaaagattaggaggagtgcaattACATGATGGAGAAATTAATAACATGGGCATTTGACacacatcatttggtaacttctcttacttttgatctcctccacattatttttagtttttattgggacaatgaaaaatttaagtctgggaggatgcattagatgcatttggtttagtttagtttttatttttgcatacttctttttgcctaataaaatttgctagttgcatcattcatcacatcatgattgtttgttccttaatgcaaaatactagcacgtttcatctagatattcatgttgtgtgatttggtatgctagtatgtctattgatatttattttcctatccatagtagcatgaagtgagcattgttattactagaagaatttgaatgttggcctagttttaggatctcttcacattatgcttgactttgatggtagatatttttgaaaatagtcatgattcatagaaccggactagtactcttgcttctatggtgacctctcaactacattttggttactggataaactcagatcatgtaatctcaaaaaaaaaaatgaaagtttgttcaagtttgatactttgcaaacattaaaaaaaaataagggataaaaatagttatcgtgagtggaaactaacaattcacccctttgagaccgagttaggttactggggaaatgaatgttatgtttctcttgatactgaatattcctttgagaccttgtgtagatgatgcatagcatttttaaggggaacgaaccttgcgtgtggcaggaaAATGTCTATAGCAGGAAGTATGAGGAATAcggttaaatgaaaaattgactaggcttagagattgacacttgaaaaagttaagccacttattacactgagcacggagaacttctacttaggtcacactcaaataatttttgtatcatgcttatcaatgaaactatatgataggtttatattgattcattagggattattacatgtcatctacacacataaatctagattgcgggttttgcttaaagacaagcaaaggtttaagtctgggggtgtgatgtgcgtagattatatacacttttatgcatgatttGACGTACATCTACTtgcatttcattagcataatctctgtttattacaccctattttattataatgtcatactttcattatattttgttcggaaatctactctttgcttgttttgattgataggacgtgatttggagcaaaaactaaacttaaatgaagtctagagcttccagagtgttaTGGGCATGCAAAAACTAACTTCTTCCAAGTTCTGGCCGTGCGGAGACCACACGTCCGTGTGAAGGCTGTGTGGGGGGCGTGTTGAGGCCGTGTGAatgtcacatggtcgtgtgaaggcCGTGCGGAATTTTCAGCACTGCAGATCAAAAGTAAAATGGtgataactttgtgctcggttgaaGTTTTGGGTTGTTCTTTATACTGATTTGtatataacttcaagatctacaactttgctgaaaacctcaactcaagaataccaTATTAAGATGTGCTAAAATGATCTACAAGTCCACACGGCCTTGATACACGGTCGTGTCAATTCCAGAGAAGAAGGAAGGCACGGTCGTGTCAATTCGCACGGCCGTGCAGTGTAACCAGAGCAGAAGGAAGGcacggtcatgccaattggcatggctgtGCAGCGCGGCCAGAGGCAAAagaaggcacgaccgtgccactcaacccgaagggCGGAAAGTGTTGGTCGTGCGGAACTCGCACGGCCGTGGCACGGGTTGTGCGGTGCCCGTGCCCTAatttataaaagggtcaagaacggTATTCTTGAGgccatctttggttcgggactttgTCCCCCTcattgggaaagggttctccccttcgagggaaaccctagagcttcatccaccgccatccCTTGGCGTCCCGTCCATccccagagcaaggaggcatccccaagacatcggaaaccttggcaagcatctcttcttccccttcttctcacatcaagggttgtaagtatactTTACTTTATGCTTTAgagttgttcttccctcacaatggagtatatctccttttctatggatgtagggagtagttttggataggatttgatgtaagactcatgtttatgcctttacttATTAGATGATCttgcttgctttgtttctatttgatatgcatgagactcgCTGAGATTATCTCGTCATATTGgtcgattgtgtaggaattgctaatttcgtaaggaaaggatcttagatcgtacacccgagggaccctagtcacaggggtaacccgttcacggacatctaggatactcccttgaaaggagaggcaacttctccataaggaagtaagagaccgaaCTAAACCTTTATCGctatccttaatgataccgattggatttgcattcttgtgatctatcaaggcgccctagtgacaggggttagccataacaggatttcacagggatcttctccgTTTAGTGCTTATGGATAGCAGCTTTAACTTCTGGCGAATGCATGtcgattgacaatgaggaaaagatagaacatgatacatcatGTTCTACCACAATGAAactaaaatcctagaatccatttcccaaagctcaatcccctccaagatcgattctctcatccttctctttctctcttcaatcacacTCGTGAGTTCGTAAGCGTCAAAGCCAACTTtcaaccgtctagataacttactttgtgacatctctagtgcttaatcaacaatccgtgtggttcgacaatcttatatattactgacgacgaatccgtgcacttgcggttcgtaacaatccgtgcacttgcgattctcaggaactgacaatCTGGGGTTTACCTCATCATGTGTCTGACGCTTATGTACCTACATgtaccttcctccatatccgtgggacagACACTAGGGGGCATTAATGTAGCAGATCtatatgtatatgtatatatgtatatatatatatatacatatggaAAAATGCAAAAACAAGTTACTACAGTTGGAAAATTCGATAATTAACGATGGAATTTTAATATTTCGTTTCTAATTAGCGACCGACATTAATGTTACATCGCTATATTTTTATATGAAATTTATAAAGCTATGATAGTTAGcgataaaaatttaatatttcatCTCTAATTAACAATGAATATGACAATTCTGTTACTACCTAGCAATGGAATATTTAATTTCCGTCGCtatatttatgtatgatttttaaaaagttcAGATAATTAGCAACGTCGTATTTATATTTCGTCTCTATATAGCGACGTATATATAAATTCTATTTCTACTTAACAATGGAATATTAACTTCCGTCGCTAATATTTGTATGTGAAAATTTAAAATGTTACGTTAATTAGCAACGATATTTATTTATTCATCTCTATTTAGCGACGGTTTTTAATAATTCCATCGCAAATCTTAGCCATGGTATAATGGCGTCGTTAAAGAATTTAGCGACGGGCATGGGCGGAGCCACATTGGGGCTAGGGTGGGCTCCAGCCCCACCaactttagaaaaataaaacaaaaaaaaaaaaatcatccctATGCTTTTTTCCTTAATTATTTCATATTTTCCCACATGCACTTtctattaaatcaaaattttttattttgtttaattaaatttccaaaaCATATGTCAATTTAttaagaattttaattaaattaaaattttataaactccaCGCAAGCCGTCTCTTTTCCTCTTATCCACAGAGCCACAATTATCGTCGTCCCCCCACCTTATTTTTCCTCTTATCCGCAAAGTCGTAGGtgcgaaagattttaattttgatccttttTTTCCGTCACTAGCTAGGTTCGAATAGATCTGTTTATTTTTAGAATGGATTTCCTTCGAGCAATCGAGCTCCTTTCTCGGCGATGTAATTTCTCAATTTCTTGAAGATCTTTACATTATTATTCACATAATATTTTATATTCAcataatattttatattcatgTTCTATACAAGTGTTCGACAGTAACTCGACAAATACAAGCGCGACATCCCTTCTCTCGAATAGCACACGATATCGGTACGATCATTGTCGtaggtatattttcttttgatattatctGTATGAGTCaattactattttttattttaataaattgattaaatttattaacaaatttattaattaatttgattagttttatttaatgAGTTTGTTCAACGGTAGTTAATTGAAAAAAttgataataatataataattaatgagTTTGATTCTAAGAATAATTGAAGAACACAATTTTAATAGTATTTTTTGCTCTATGCTTTAATTTTGAATGTATTGAATATTAGATACTAttgttctataattttaaaaaattaataatcattttttgtttatatttttgaatcaattaatttattatatctcGATGATGAACCTTAAGTAAATCTAGATTCTGGCTACGCCACTAGCGATGGACTATTTTAATCTCACTGTTAATATTTgcgatgaaatttaatttcatcgTTAAGTGACGTCAATGACCAATAATCAATCGCTAATTGAAAATAGCGACTCGGTAGCAACGGATAATTCCGTcgctaaatctttttttttatagtgaataaaaatgataaatattTGAAGAAATAAGTTTGAGCATATAAATTATCCACTAATTTTGGAAAAGCCTGTGCAAAATtttgttggaaaaaaaaatcattcctTGTTATTTTTCTCAGTTTGTTTTTAGCCTCCTTCCGCCCCTTTCCTTTTATATTCAGTAATTTCCTAAAGAGCACAGCAATAGTTTGGGATTGCCCAAAAGACGCCATGAAATTTAAGAATGTTCAAAAGACGCacttcttttctattttatccctttgacacttttttttttctgtcctatcttcttttttttttacatgtAATAACTTTCCTCTTTTCTCTCTTATATTttctcttaaattaaattaaaattttctttttgccTTTGTATGGATGCAATAATCATTGtggtattaattttttaaaacaatcatcacaatttaattaCACAAGCATTGCTATGATGTTGATATTTAAAAATCAATACCATAATAATATTGGTGTATTAAATTATAGTGTTAATATAtcaattgttttaaaattataaattttaaaaaccttATGGTCACTATtgttaattatttaaagctaataTCTCTAAACACATATAGACTCCGAGACACTTCAAAAACCTATAACATTTGGAATGGGATCAATTAGAGCTTTATAAATCCATTAAtggattttgatcgaaactcattgatatctttaaaaaaactttaaatgatatttttaggATTCAACACTGGGCTATTACGAGTTACACCCGGTAACAAATGTAAATCTTTGAACGaacttcaattaaaaaaaaaatattgtgtcTCGTTATGATACCGGAGTCAAAAGTTACGACATGAAAGTAAGCAATTTATACATATATACACATAATTTATTATAGGCATGTCAGAATCGCATGGACACCATAAATATATTCACTACACTACTCTCTTTTTTTACATATCAATTTTTTAGAAATCTAAATTTTATAAGTTTATCAATGAGTTTCGATTAAAACTCATTGATGAACGTAGAGAGTTCCGATCGGATCCTTTCCAAGTACTACAGATTTCTGAAGTGTCCCGGAATCTATATATACCCAACTTGAAGTCATTAACAACCGTGATCAGAATATTTCAAAATTTGACTTTAAAGCAATGGATATATTCACATAACTTACTGTGGGAATGCCAAATTCAGACATGAACATTataaatatcttcattaaactaCTTCATTACatgtcattttttaaaaatataaatctttTAGATCCAATCCCTTAGGTCTATCAAAGAGTTTgatcaaaatttattgatggacctagatagTTTCAATTGAACTCATTtcaatttttatagatttttataATACTCCGGAGTCCAAATatcatttttttactattttaaaaaataacaccaTAATTTAACACATCAATACCACtgtgatattaatttttaaaaatcaacatgcACCCCAGCTCCATTTCGATGCTGATATAATTAAACTGtggtattaattttaaaaaatcaagatATAGTGAAGGTGaacgaaaattttaatttaatttaatttaggagGAAAACACACAAACAGAAAGGAAAGTTGTTGGATAGGAGATAAGAAATAGAAGCAAAAGTTAGAAATAAAACggagaaataaaatgaaaaagaaatacaCCTTTTAGGCATTCTTAGGAGCACCTTTCGGGCAATCCCAAATCTTGGCTGCACCCTTTGAGAAATTATTGTTTTATCTTTATTGTATGAATATAATAACAAGCTTGCAAAACCAATCTTCCAAAGCCTTTTTCTAATGTTAAATTCAGTTACTATCTCATTATTGGAATGCCAATGCGGCCAATTATACTGAACTCAGTTAATCCTACCCACGGCCGTCCATTCAATCTATGTTCTGCTTCCTTTCCTCCCATGTAAGCAGATCTACATCTACAAACCTTACATAAAGTACCAATTGGTAGTCTATACCACATCCaacaaaaatacttaaaaattacTTCCCAAACAGCTGAAACAATAACACCAGACGTTtagaaaggtttcggccatacatacaaagaaacaaatatgtGAATACATAAGTGACAGTTTAGAAGAAATCAACTTTGATAATCAATACATCATTTGGTTGGTAATGGTTTATTATTCTCAAGTAGGCTCGCAATAATCAGAAAAGCAGCATCTTCAAGTTACTTCATGAAGAAAGCAAGGAAAGGATTCTGAATCTGCCGCCTTTGGTAATGAACTGTTTGCCGAAGAGTTTCAACCTCAGGATAAAAAAAAGGAGCGAAGATGAACAGGTCTGCAAGACAATGTAGCTCAGTGTTGTAGAACATGtgttttgcttggagaagaaaaaAAGTATGCACACATTTGAGGATGAACACCTATACAAACAAccaatatatgacattgttcaAAGCATGCTTATTAAAAACCGGTGAGGATCAGCCAGCCCGACCAACTAAAAAGAAAGCCATACAACGGGATCAGATGTGGATATTATTATTCTGAAAATTCTTGAAATGCTTATTTTGACAAACCAATGTCTCTACTTTAATATTAGATAAGTAAAGATGTCTTTTATCCATATACTTATTTTTTACGTTCCTAAGATATTACAAATATTTATTTTGGTAAACGTAATAAATgtgttttttataataaaatttaggATTGTTATAGTTTTCAAGCAATTGAGTAGATTGGGCTAGCCGATCATTTAGCATGTCTGGCTTGGTACGGAATTTGATATGCAATTAAATTGAACCAGTTGACCAACTAGTTCAACTAGTGAAATAATATTCTGGAACTTTTCTGGTTGGATCTCCAGTTCAATTTTCATAACCATGGTTCGAAGCACAAACAGAAAGTACACAGGTAGAGGGAACAAGGACAACACGAACCTTTGTAGTCGAGCAAAACTTTTGATTAATCATCAAGGTAGTAGTAAGATCCAGCACCTTTCTGTTCTCGATCTTTGGTAGAGTCCAACTTGTTTATTCTGGGCCTGTAGTTAGTTGGATCACGCCGGAAAGTAATATCGAGATGCTGCAAGAAAGGTTGAGAAATGATATATCGTTTGCCAAAGGTGGAGATATTTATGAAAAGCATGATTCAGAAGACATGTATAAAAAAGGCATAAGGCAGTGAAATCAAAAAAGAATATTTGTAACAAAGCCAAAGACAGTAGAGCAGATGAGTCAGCATCTGAAAGAACTCCCTCGATCACTGGCAGATCTAACAAAACCAATGTctgtgctttatttacatataTTAATATTTATGCAAAAAACTAACCAATAGCACTACATAAGACTACATACAAGAAAATGGCAGCAAACATTTTCTATAGATGAAAGAAATTAAAGATGGCATTTGATTGGTACTTACAGATAAGAATAGGTTCATCCCAGATACCAAAGACTGAGGCGCATTAGCAACACAATCAATAGAAGGCCTCCCCTCATAAACAATGACTTTATCAGCTAAGTAGGTTGCCATGATGAAATCATGCTCGACGACAAAAGCTGTTTTCTTTGCATGCAGGATGAACCTTTTAATTACCTTTGAGGCAACAATACGCTGCTCCGAATCAAGATAAGCACTTGGTTCATCTATCAGATAAATATCTGCAGGCTGGACAAATGTACATGAATCAGTATCTCACAAAAAGATTACCAGAGATGAAAAATGCATATTCTAGTCTGCAATTCATTTGAATAATGGTCAAATGCAACTTAATGAGAATCTAAAGGAAAATTGGAATTCCTTGGCTATCagagacatttataaaatagtACTAGAATCTCAATACTTACTAAGCcatattatatatttctataatttaccCTAAAATCAATTTAACATAAAGAAGAAATAAATTCTAGAAAGGCAAACCTTCCCAAGACACAAACATAATGCAACTCGTTGTAATTCTCCACCAGAAAGATTCACAACTTCTTGATCCATTAATTGTTCAATTTGCAATGGTTTCATGACATCAGAGACAAATTGCAGATGCAAATAAGAATCCCGTATTTTCTGATGCAGCAAATGTCTAACAGTTGATTGAAACTTTGGACTAATTTTCTGAGGCTTGTATGAAACATTAAATTCAGGTATTTCAACATCTGAATCTTCCACCGCATCAGGCTTCAGTAATCCTGCCTGAAAATTGTCAAATGTAAACAAGGTGAGCAAAATGAAATCAAAGCTTCTTGTGTACCACAAACTTATTAGGTGAAACTCTAGTAACAGAAGCAAATCAAGACCAGGTTTGTTCGCAGCAGGAAGATTTCTAAAACATCCATAAAACTAAATTACAAACAAGCAAAATATGGCATATGAATTACTTTTAAACTAATGAATCTACACACGATTCAAATTCCAGTTCCAAAGAGCAAACACCTTATATCATGATACAACTCCCATTTACTTTTCAGTCCATTGCAATGATCATCAATATCAAAGTAATTAGTATGCTCATTTAGGAGTATAATAACTATATAATTCAGGAGGGGAATTCATAGACAAAATGTCACTCAGCAAACATTAGATGGTGCAACAAGGAAAAAACAAGCAGAAGTAAAAGATGTTAATTACCAGCATCCTTATAAATGTTGTCTTTCCAGTCCCATTCTCACCCAGCATTACAATTATCTGAGAATCAGTAAATTCACCCTCAATCACTTTGAGCTTGAAGTTCCCTTGGGTTTTAGTCATGGTAGGATATCGATAACGTTGGTACGTCTGTATATCCTCAGCACTTTCTTGGGGAGTCTCAGCAACCTAAATGATGCAATAGCATAAGATGAAAATAGATGTTTTTTGTGCCATTGTTTTCCACTAATACTAGGTTCTACCTTAAATGTTAGTGATTCATCTCTAAACCGGAGATTTTCTGTTGGAACAAAACCAGCCAAGAAAATGTTGATCCCTTCTCGCACAGAGAAGGGAAGTGTAACAACTCCATAAGCACCTGGCTTCCCGTACAAGCAACAAATAAAATCGGACAAGTAGTCCAATACACTCAGGTCGTGCTCAACAACAATCACATAGCTGAGCAAAAACAAATTAAGAGAGTTGGGGAATTTAATGTCAAACTCACAAAAACACTTAAAAAACAAGGAACTGATACCTGTTAAGCCTAAGCAGGGAGCGTACAACTTGTGCTGCTTTAAGCCTCTGCTTTACATCAAGATAGCTTGAAGGCTCATCAAACATATATATCTCTGCATTTTGTATTGCAACTACTGCAATAGCAAATCTTTGCAATTCCCCGCCAGATAAATCTCCCACATTTCGATCAATAACTTGATTTAATTCCAGGTCAGCACATAGTTCAGCCTTCATGTCTCTCTCATTTTTTTGGTCAAGAACCTGGCCCACATTCCCTTGAACAGCTTTTGGAATGTGATCCACATATTGTGGTTTGATGATTGCCTAcatcatgcaaaaaaaaaaaacgcaTGAAAAGTCAAGGCACTATATATTATTATACTAAGCATAGTCAATAAAGCCGATATATACTGGAATATGTGAAAGTATTTCGTTCCcaaaataatattaaaacaatAAACATTCAAATAGGTATTTTTACATGCCTTTTTAAATGTCCAAAAATTTAGAAGAAGCATTAACTGAAAGAATAAACTGTTGTACCGCAAAGCAATTACATAATTGCTTCTTATGTTCAAATTTTCATCATAAGCTACCTCTACCCAGTGTCCCAAACCAAATAAATTTTGGTCCTTGCATGAATCTTCGtaattatcatattttcattCTTGAACTGAAAAGGTTCTCACAGATAGTTGATGTTATCTAGCAAATATAAGTAGTTAGGCATGAGAGAATACACTAAAATGGCTAAAAATTGACTTTTAATATCCAGACATGGTTGCCTTATGCAAATCAGTCGAAATCATTTTCCCCAACCATCTGATGAACAATTGAATTCACAATGAAGAGACCAAAATATCTTCCAGGGGAAAAAATTTTAGGCTTTAATAAACCAGCTTGAGAACAGATAAAGTCCCAATCAAAACTAAATGAAAAAGTTCATTTGGTTATCGAATGTGCATAGAGGGAACTA encodes the following:
- the LOC122043215 gene encoding ABC transporter E family member 2-like isoform X1; the protein is MADRLTRIAIVSSDRCKPKKCRQECKKSCPVVKTGKLCIEVTSASKIAFVSEELCIGCGICVKKCPFEAIQIINLPKDLDKDTTHRYGPNTFKLHRLPVPRPGQVLGLVGTNGIGKSTALKVLAGKLKPNLGRFNNPPDWQEILTYFRGSELQNYFTRILEDNLKAIIKPQYVDHIPKAVQGNVGQVLDQKNERDMKAELCADLELNQVIDRNVGDLSGGELQRFAIAVVAIQNAEIYMFDEPSSYLDVKQRLKAAQVVRSLLRLNSYVIVVEHDLSVLDYLSDFICCLYGKPGAYGVVTLPFSVREGINIFLAGFVPTENLRFRDESLTFKVAETPQESAEDIQTYQRYRYPTMTKTQGNFKLKVIEGEFTDSQIIVMLGENGTGKTTFIRMLAGLLKPDAVEDSDVEIPEFNVSYKPQKISPKFQSTVRHLLHQKIRDSYLHLQFVSDVMKPLQIEQLMDQEVVNLSGGELQRVALCLCLGKPADIYLIDEPSAYLDSEQRIVASKVIKRFILHAKKTAFVVEHDFIMATYLADKVIVYEGRPSIDCVANAPQSLVSGMNLFLSHLDITFRRDPTNYRPRINKLDSTKDREQKGAGSYYYLDD
- the LOC122043215 gene encoding ABC transporter E family member 2-like isoform X2; this encodes MVLNPPDWQEILTYFRGSELQNYFTRILEDNLKAIIKPQYVDHIPKAVQGNVGQVLDQKNERDMKAELCADLELNQVIDRNVGDLSGGELQRFAIAVVAIQNAEIYMFDEPSSYLDVKQRLKAAQVVRSLLRLNSYVIVVEHDLSVLDYLSDFICCLYGKPGAYGVVTLPFSVREGINIFLAGFVPTENLRFRDESLTFKVAETPQESAEDIQTYQRYRYPTMTKTQGNFKLKVIEGEFTDSQIIVMLGENGTGKTTFIRMLAGLLKPDAVEDSDVEIPEFNVSYKPQKISPKFQSTVRHLLHQKIRDSYLHLQFVSDVMKPLQIEQLMDQEVVNLSGGELQRVALCLCLGKPADIYLIDEPSAYLDSEQRIVASKVIKRFILHAKKTAFVVEHDFIMATYLADKVIVYEGRPSIDCVANAPQSLVSGMNLFLSHLDITFRRDPTNYRPRINKLDSTKDREQKGAGSYYYLDD